ATGAACTCAAAAAAAGATTACCACTCCATCCATTGGAGATTGATCAAATTATTGGTTCTGATCCCAAACAAACTCAAAAATTTTTATTTAAAATGCAAAGTGGTAACCGCATTGAATCTGTTCTCATGCATGAAAAGAATCGAACGACGGTTTGTATTTCCAGCCAAGTAGGTTGTGCCGTGGATTGTAAATTTTGTGCTACTGCTTCCATGGGATTCATTCAAAACTTAAGTACTGGAGAGATTGTGGATCAGGTCATTCATCTACAAAGTTTCTCAGAAAATCCCATTACAAATGTGGTTTTTATGGGGATGGGTGAGCCATTTTTAAATTATAGTCGTGTAATTGAAGCAGCAAAAATTCTAAATGAAAAAATGGGATTTGGTGCCCGACGAATTACTATTTCAACGGCGGGTATTATATCTAAAATTCGTCAAATGGCTGATGAGAATCATCAATTTAAGTTAGCCATCAGTCTGAATGCATCTAATGAAAAAAGCAGGATCAAGATCATGCCTATAACGAAGACTAATTCTTTAGCTTCCTTAATTGAATCTGCTCGATATTATTAT
Above is a genomic segment from Candidatus Neomarinimicrobiota bacterium containing:
- the rlmN gene encoding 23S rRNA (adenine(2503)-C(2))-methyltransferase RlmN, whose translation is MSETKNITQQSYLELDADKFSSILAELGESQFRSQQIDNWLYEHNVAAWDEMENIPQSLRDELKKRLPLHPLEIDQIIGSDPKQTQKFLFKMQSGNRIESVLMHEKNRTTVCISSQVGCAVDCKFCATASMGFIQNLSTGEIVDQVIHLQSFSENPITNVVFMGMGEPFLNYSRVIEAAKILNEKMGFGARRITISTAGIISKIRQMADENHQFKLAISLNASNEKSRIKIMPITKTNSLASLIESARYYYQKTRRFITFEYVLLRGINDSPEDGIRLIEMLQSLPCKVNVIPYNEIGGVYTRPEESVIH